A genomic segment from Chitinophaga flava encodes:
- a CDS encoding PQQ-dependent sugar dehydrogenase, with protein MKKRYAMILLLLWSITTLSQSLPSNFQRVQVTGGISNPTAMAFLPDGRILVCQETGQLRVVKNGALLSTPAVTLSVNSSGERGLIGVAADPNFASNHYIYLYYTHTSGPHNRVSRFTMTGDVAGSETAILDLPTLSAIYHNGGGLSFGNDGKLYVSVGDNKVGANAQNLDSYMGKLLRINTDGTVPAGNPFSGSAQRSRVWAYGLRNPFTNAIDPVTGKIFINDVGESTWEEINDATTGGRNFGWPDQEGNCSGSCTGLTNPIYRYSTNRNAAPPDGQGCAINGGTFFNGAISNYPATYNGKYFFLDYCGGWINYLNPASPSRSAYATGLGGGLVYLKQGLDGNLYYLSRDNSALYKIVYTGTQAPAITTQPQPVTVPQGQTATFSITVVANPAPTYQWRKNGVNISGATTATYAIANVQPADTGLYSVVVTNSAGSVTSSNARLSVTKPNTLPVATITSPFNNAKFRAGDTVRFSGTGTDAEDGVLPAGAFHWWVDFHHANHVHPGPQLPDSVTSGRFVISAEGHTETDIWYRILLSVRDSRGELDTTYVELFPVTSNIALQTQPAGLQIKLNDIPFTAPYSTPTLSGMVRPMEAVSPQVLNGVTYIFDHWAHGGSRVQNITITDSDTTYTAVFRAGAATIQLLPVQDAYVRDGTNAATTFGTTDSTLLITKVSPAGQLNNAREAYMTFDLTNTASAVSSVVLKVYGRVDGTVAMSVPVGVYPLSNTTWLEKTITWNNKPASGANLLASSVLTNDSARYYTWDVTSYVQSELAAGRKKIAFVLKSQQAHDPRIFLNSKEAAANPPLLAVIADSNASSSCTPAVASADDGNVAANATDNDMNTRWSASGEQWIQFCLGSAATVNGVDIAFYKGDTRRALFDIQVSNDAITWTNVATGLQSSGTSTAFEAFSFNGITAKYVRILGHGNNVNAWNSYAEVKIRTSTLAAKAAVEAVMSAYPNPAATTLTITLRLPSAGHTTLGVYDVTGKQLQVPINSNLPAGTHTSNLSVSGWPAGVYFLKLVHNGKMIVKRIIIAPQG; from the coding sequence ATGAAAAAAAGATACGCAATGATTTTATTGTTGCTGTGGTCTATTACGACGTTGTCGCAATCCCTGCCTTCCAATTTTCAGCGGGTGCAGGTAACAGGCGGCATCAGCAACCCCACAGCCATGGCCTTTCTGCCAGATGGGCGTATACTGGTATGCCAGGAAACAGGCCAGCTACGCGTAGTCAAAAACGGCGCTTTGTTATCCACGCCAGCCGTTACCTTGTCTGTCAACAGCAGCGGAGAACGTGGCCTGATCGGTGTGGCGGCAGATCCTAATTTTGCCAGCAATCATTATATCTATCTGTATTACACGCATACGTCGGGGCCGCACAACCGGGTAAGCCGTTTTACTATGACCGGCGATGTGGCCGGGTCTGAAACGGCTATACTGGACCTGCCCACGCTAAGCGCTATCTATCACAACGGTGGCGGCCTCTCTTTTGGCAACGACGGTAAGTTGTATGTGTCTGTTGGCGATAATAAAGTAGGTGCCAATGCGCAGAACCTGGACAGTTACATGGGTAAACTGTTACGTATCAACACTGACGGTACGGTACCGGCAGGCAACCCTTTCAGTGGCAGTGCGCAACGCAGCCGCGTGTGGGCGTACGGGTTACGCAACCCTTTCACTAATGCCATAGATCCTGTTACCGGTAAGATCTTCATCAACGATGTAGGTGAATCCACCTGGGAAGAAATCAACGATGCCACCACCGGTGGCCGTAACTTCGGATGGCCCGACCAGGAAGGCAACTGCAGCGGTTCCTGTACCGGCCTCACCAATCCCATCTACCGCTACAGCACCAATAGAAACGCTGCTCCTCCTGATGGACAGGGCTGCGCCATCAATGGTGGCACCTTCTTTAACGGGGCTATCAGCAACTATCCCGCTACTTACAATGGCAAATACTTTTTCCTCGACTACTGCGGCGGCTGGATTAATTACCTCAACCCCGCTTCGCCCTCCAGGAGTGCTTATGCTACTGGTCTGGGTGGCGGCCTGGTATATCTCAAACAGGGCCTTGATGGTAACCTGTATTACCTGAGCCGCGATAACAGCGCATTGTATAAGATTGTGTATACCGGCACGCAGGCGCCAGCGATTACAACGCAGCCCCAGCCGGTTACCGTGCCGCAGGGGCAAACAGCCACCTTCAGTATTACTGTAGTCGCTAATCCGGCACCGACCTATCAGTGGCGGAAAAACGGTGTGAATATCAGCGGTGCTACTACCGCTACTTATGCCATCGCCAATGTACAGCCGGCAGATACCGGTCTTTACAGCGTTGTGGTTACCAACAGTGCCGGCAGCGTTACCAGCAGCAATGCCCGCCTCAGTGTAACCAAACCCAATACCCTGCCTGTAGCCACTATCACTTCGCCTTTCAATAATGCTAAATTCCGTGCAGGCGATACCGTTAGATTTTCCGGCACCGGCACCGATGCGGAAGATGGTGTATTGCCCGCCGGCGCTTTCCATTGGTGGGTAGATTTCCATCATGCCAACCATGTTCACCCCGGACCGCAGTTGCCAGACAGCGTTACCAGCGGCAGATTTGTCATCTCCGCCGAAGGACATACCGAAACAGATATCTGGTATCGTATACTCCTTTCCGTTAGAGACAGCCGGGGCGAGCTCGACACCACCTATGTAGAACTGTTCCCGGTGACTTCCAATATCGCACTGCAAACGCAACCCGCCGGTTTACAAATCAAACTCAACGATATTCCTTTCACCGCACCGTACAGTACCCCTACTTTATCCGGTATGGTCAGGCCGATGGAGGCCGTGTCCCCTCAGGTGCTCAATGGGGTAACCTATATTTTCGACCATTGGGCACACGGGGGCAGCAGAGTACAGAACATTACTATCACCGACAGTGATACCACCTACACCGCTGTGTTCAGAGCGGGAGCTGCTACCATCCAGTTGCTGCCGGTACAGGACGCTTATGTGCGGGATGGTACCAATGCTGCCACTACTTTTGGCACCACCGATTCTACTTTACTGATCACCAAAGTATCGCCAGCCGGACAACTGAATAACGCCCGCGAAGCCTACATGACTTTTGATCTCACCAATACAGCGAGTGCAGTCTCTTCGGTCGTGTTGAAAGTATATGGTCGTGTAGACGGTACCGTAGCCATGAGTGTGCCGGTAGGCGTATATCCGCTGAGCAATACCACCTGGCTGGAGAAAACGATTACGTGGAACAACAAGCCCGCTTCCGGCGCCAACTTGCTGGCATCCAGCGTGCTCACCAACGACAGTGCCCGTTACTATACCTGGGATGTGACCAGCTATGTACAAAGTGAGCTGGCAGCTGGCAGGAAAAAAATAGCTTTTGTGCTGAAGAGCCAGCAAGCCCATGATCCGCGTATTTTCCTGAACTCAAAAGAAGCTGCTGCCAATCCGCCGCTGCTGGCTGTGATAGCCGATTCCAACGCTTCTTCTTCCTGCACACCGGCAGTGGCCAGCGCAGATGATGGCAATGTGGCCGCCAACGCTACCGACAACGATATGAACACCCGCTGGTCTGCTTCCGGAGAGCAGTGGATACAGTTCTGTTTGGGTAGTGCCGCAACTGTCAACGGTGTGGATATCGCCTTTTATAAAGGAGACACCCGTCGTGCCCTGTTTGATATACAGGTGAGCAACGATGCCATTACCTGGACCAACGTTGCTACCGGTCTGCAAAGCAGCGGTACCTCTACCGCCTTCGAAGCCTTTAGCTTCAATGGCATAACGGCGAAGTATGTACGAATTTTAGGTCATGGCAACAATGTCAATGCCTGGAACAGTTATGCAGAAGTGAAAATCAGGACTAGCACGCTGGCCGCTAAAGCGGCTGTAGAGGCCGTTATGAGCGCCTATCCCAATCCTGCTGCTACAACCCTCACGATTACACTGAGACTGCCATCTGCCGGACATACCACCCTTGGCGTATATGATGTAACCGGCAAACAATTGCAGGTACCCATCAACAGCAACCTGCCTGCAGGTACCCATACCAGCAACCTGTCTGTTTCAGGATGGCCTGCCGGCGTGTATTTCCTCAAACTGGTACACAACGGAAAAATGATTGTGAAACGAATAATTATTGCCCCCCAGGGCTAA
- a CDS encoding sulfatase-like hydrolase/transferase: MKSILGLALAIGIAFHAHAQKGPATARPNIVLIYADDLGYGDISCNGATKIRTPHIDRLASQGVRFTNGHASSATCTPSRYSILTGQYAWRKKGTGIAPGDASLIIDTAVTTLPSLLRKAGYATGAVGKWHLGIGDSKGPDWNGELKPGPLEIGFDYCWIMPATADRVPCVYVENHRVANLDPADPIKVSYTAPIGNEPTGKKNPELLVMHSSQGHNNAIVNGIGRIGFMQGGTAALWKDDSIAAVLTGKAQRFIVDHKTAPFFLYFATHDIHVPRVPGKAFAGKSGMGVRGDAILQLDWTVGQIMRTLDSLHLSDNTIFIFTSDNGPVVDDGYADQARELLGGHTPSGIYRGGKYSNFDAGTRVPLIVRWPGKSRQGVSNALVSQVDLLGSFAALTGQQLQHEDGPDSFDMMAAFTGKDLKGRESVIEHAGTLSIIKGNWKYITPGNGARYDNATAIELGNDPAPQLYDLRKDPQEKNNVAAQYPAVVKELSAQLNALKDAGRSR; the protein is encoded by the coding sequence ATGAAATCAATCCTTGGGCTGGCCCTGGCTATTGGTATTGCCTTCCACGCCCATGCGCAAAAGGGGCCCGCTACGGCCCGCCCGAACATTGTACTGATCTATGCAGATGACCTCGGTTATGGCGATATCAGTTGTAATGGCGCCACCAAAATACGTACGCCGCATATCGACCGCCTGGCATCACAGGGAGTGCGGTTTACCAACGGACATGCCTCTTCGGCCACCTGTACGCCTTCCAGGTACTCTATCCTTACGGGGCAATACGCCTGGCGTAAGAAAGGAACGGGTATTGCCCCTGGCGACGCTTCCCTGATCATCGATACGGCTGTTACCACACTGCCTTCGCTGTTGCGCAAAGCAGGTTATGCTACGGGCGCTGTGGGGAAATGGCACCTGGGTATCGGTGACAGCAAAGGGCCGGACTGGAACGGAGAACTGAAGCCTGGCCCGCTGGAAATAGGTTTCGACTATTGCTGGATCATGCCGGCTACTGCAGACCGCGTACCTTGTGTATATGTGGAAAACCACCGGGTAGCCAATCTGGACCCTGCTGATCCTATCAAAGTCAGCTATACAGCACCTATCGGCAACGAACCTACGGGGAAAAAGAATCCGGAGCTGCTGGTCATGCACTCTTCCCAGGGACACAACAATGCTATCGTTAACGGTATTGGCCGTATTGGCTTTATGCAGGGCGGTACCGCTGCACTGTGGAAAGATGACAGTATTGCTGCCGTACTAACGGGAAAGGCACAACGTTTTATTGTTGATCATAAAACTGCTCCGTTTTTTCTATACTTTGCTACACATGATATTCATGTACCCCGCGTGCCTGGTAAAGCCTTCGCCGGCAAAAGCGGCATGGGTGTGCGCGGAGATGCTATCCTACAGCTCGACTGGACAGTTGGCCAGATAATGCGTACACTCGACAGCCTGCACCTGAGTGATAATACCATCTTCATTTTTACGAGCGACAATGGTCCTGTGGTAGATGATGGTTATGCAGACCAGGCCAGGGAACTGCTGGGCGGGCACACACCTTCCGGCATTTATCGCGGTGGTAAATACAGCAACTTCGATGCAGGTACGCGTGTACCACTGATCGTCCGCTGGCCCGGAAAAAGCCGCCAGGGCGTGTCTAATGCGCTCGTAAGCCAGGTAGATCTGCTGGGTTCCTTCGCTGCTCTTACCGGTCAGCAGTTGCAACACGAAGATGGTCCCGACAGCTTTGATATGATGGCTGCATTCACCGGTAAAGACCTCAAAGGCCGTGAAAGCGTTATCGAACATGCGGGCACACTCAGCATCATCAAAGGCAACTGGAAGTATATTACTCCCGGCAACGGTGCCCGTTATGACAACGCCACAGCAATAGAGCTGGGCAACGATCCCGCACCACAACTGTATGACCTGCGTAAAGATCCGCAGGAGAAAAATAATGTGGCCGCACAATACCCGGCGGTGGTAAAAGAATTATCTGCACAACTGAATGCCTTAAAAGATGCAGGCAGAAGCCGATAG